One Tepidanaerobacter syntrophicus DNA segment encodes these proteins:
- the pfkA gene encoding 6-phosphofructokinase, giving the protein MNRIGILTSGGDAPGMNAAIRAVVRKALHNGIEVYGIHRGFLGLINSDFVKLDLRSVGDIIHRGGTMLLTARCEEFKTKEGQEKGLKNLEAFGIEGLVVIGGDGSLRGANALSKLGMPTIGIPATIDNDIAYTDNCIGFDTAANTVVDALNKVRDTATSHERTFVIEVMGRRAGHLALYTGIASGAETILVPEIPFELDAICEKIKQGYVRGKLHSIIIVAEGAGNSIEIGKTIQEKTGLETRAIILGHLQRGGNPSAYDRILASSMGGKAVDLITQNVKDKMVGVVNGEFVATDIEKVLSVSKPLNMQLYELADILSL; this is encoded by the coding sequence ATGAACAGAATTGGCATACTTACAAGTGGCGGCGATGCACCCGGAATGAATGCAGCTATAAGAGCAGTTGTCAGAAAGGCTCTTCATAACGGAATCGAAGTTTATGGGATACACCGGGGATTTTTAGGCCTTATAAATTCGGATTTTGTAAAGCTTGATCTCAGGTCTGTAGGCGATATAATACATCGGGGCGGCACAATGCTTCTTACGGCAAGATGTGAAGAATTTAAGACTAAAGAGGGTCAGGAAAAGGGACTTAAAAACCTGGAAGCCTTTGGCATAGAGGGACTTGTGGTGATCGGCGGCGATGGCTCTTTAAGAGGCGCTAATGCTCTATCAAAACTTGGAATGCCAACTATTGGGATACCCGCAACGATAGATAATGACATAGCATATACTGACAATTGCATAGGGTTTGATACCGCGGCAAATACAGTGGTAGATGCTCTAAACAAAGTCAGAGATACAGCCACTTCCCATGAACGCACTTTTGTCATAGAAGTTATGGGAAGAAGAGCCGGACATTTAGCCTTGTATACAGGCATCGCAAGCGGTGCTGAGACAATTTTGGTGCCGGAAATTCCCTTTGAACTGGATGCAATTTGCGAAAAAATAAAACAAGGGTATGTTAGAGGCAAACTCCACAGCATAATTATTGTAGCTGAAGGCGCGGGAAACAGCATAGAAATTGGCAAAACCATACAAGAAAAAACCGGTCTTGAAACAAGGGCGATTATTTTAGGCCACCTGCAAAGAGGCGGGAACCCATCAGCCTACGACAGAATACTTGCAAGCAGCATGGGAGGCAAGGCCGTGGATCTTATTACGCAGAATGTAAAAGACAAGATGGTCGGAGTTGTTAACGGGGAATTTGTTGCAACAGATATCGAAAAAGTGCTAAGCGTTTCAAAACCATTGAATATGCAGCTATATGAACTTGCAGATATTTTATCACTGTGA
- a CDS encoding 2-isopropylmalate synthase, whose protein sequence is MTRKVEIFDTTLRDGEQTPGISLNAKEKLEIAKQLEKLSVDVIEAGFPIASNGDFNAVKAIAEEVRGPIIAGLARATSKDIDRAAEALKPAERPRIHTFIASSPIHMKYKLKMTEDEVLEAAVAAVKRAKSYVEDVEFSAEDASRSDIEFLCRLYSEAIKAGATVINIPDTVGYATPREFANLVTTLMERVPEIDKAKVSVHCHDDLGMAVANSLEAVLCGVTQIECAVNGLGERAGNAALEEIVMALNTRKDFYKVEHSINTRQIYRTSKLVSTITGIAIQPNKAVVGANAFAHEAGIHQHGVLAEKSTYEIMTPESIGLATNTLVLGKHSGRHAFAERLKELGYELPQDELDKAFERFKELADKKKEVTDLDIEAIVEDQAVKLPQSIEVECFQVSTGNKAMATASVRVNINGEIVEEAATGSGPIDALYRALERACNIDCKLVDYSIKSVTGGKDALGEVTVKVDKDGKIFLGRGLSTDIIEASVMAYANAMNKTLWNNGNGKSS, encoded by the coding sequence ATGACTAGGAAAGTTGAAATTTTTGATACAACCTTAAGAGATGGCGAACAAACACCAGGCATTTCCTTAAATGCAAAAGAGAAACTTGAAATAGCAAAACAGCTTGAAAAACTGTCGGTGGATGTGATAGAAGCAGGCTTTCCTATAGCTTCTAACGGAGATTTTAATGCGGTCAAAGCGATTGCTGAAGAAGTAAGGGGTCCGATTATTGCAGGTCTTGCAAGAGCTACATCTAAGGATATAGATAGAGCTGCAGAGGCCTTAAAACCTGCGGAAAGACCCAGAATCCATACATTCATAGCTTCATCACCTATTCATATGAAATATAAATTAAAGATGACTGAAGATGAGGTTTTGGAAGCTGCAGTTGCTGCAGTAAAAAGAGCTAAATCTTATGTTGAGGATGTGGAATTTTCAGCAGAGGACGCATCCAGGTCTGACATAGAATTTCTATGCAGATTGTATTCGGAAGCAATTAAAGCAGGCGCTACGGTCATTAATATCCCGGATACGGTAGGCTACGCGACACCCAGAGAGTTTGCTAATTTAGTAACTACATTAATGGAAAGGGTTCCCGAAATAGATAAAGCAAAAGTCAGCGTCCACTGCCATGACGATCTTGGAATGGCGGTAGCAAATTCGTTAGAGGCTGTGCTGTGTGGAGTAACTCAAATCGAATGCGCTGTGAACGGATTAGGAGAGAGAGCGGGAAATGCTGCATTAGAAGAAATCGTAATGGCACTTAATACCCGCAAAGATTTTTATAAGGTGGAGCATAGTATTAATACACGGCAAATTTATCGTACCAGCAAGCTTGTAAGCACAATTACAGGAATAGCCATACAACCGAATAAAGCAGTCGTAGGTGCAAACGCTTTTGCTCATGAAGCGGGAATTCACCAGCATGGGGTTTTGGCCGAAAAGTCTACCTATGAAATAATGACTCCTGAGTCCATAGGCCTTGCAACAAATACTTTAGTTCTCGGTAAACATTCGGGAAGGCATGCTTTTGCCGAAAGACTTAAAGAACTAGGGTATGAACTGCCGCAAGATGAACTTGATAAGGCATTTGAAAGATTCAAAGAACTAGCCGATAAAAAGAAAGAAGTCACAGATCTGGATATTGAAGCAATTGTAGAAGATCAAGCGGTTAAGCTTCCGCAAAGCATAGAAGTCGAATGCTTCCAAGTGTCGACGGGGAACAAGGCAATGGCTACTGCTAGCGTTAGAGTTAACATAAATGGCGAGATTGTGGAAGAAGCAGCTACAGGCAGTGGCCCTATTGATGCACTATACAGAGCTCTTGAACGTGCTTGTAATATTGATTGCAAGCTAGTTGATTACTCCATAAAATCAGTTACCGGCGGAAAAGATGCGTTAGGTGAAGTTACCGTAAAAGTAGATAAAGATGGCAAGATATTCTTGGGCAGGGGTCTGAGCACTGATATTATTGAAGCCAGTGTTATGGCATATGCCAATGCAATGAATAAAACACTTTGGAATAATGGCAATGGTAAATCGTCTTAG
- the ilvB gene encoding biosynthetic-type acetolactate synthase large subunit: protein MKMTGAEALVKSLEIEKVEYIFGYPGGAILPVYDALKDSSIRHILTRCEQGAAHAASGYARVSRKVGVCMATSGPGATNLVTGIATAYMDSIPIVAITGQVATSVIGKDVFQEVDITGATAPFTKHNYLVKNPNDIPKIVKEAFYIASTGRPGPVLIDLPKDVAEAKINFKYPEKVVLRGYKPNVVGHPKQIQKAAELINKARCPVICAGGGINMAGAEDILFELATKANIPVVTTLMGIGSFPSDHPLYMGMLGMHGLASANKIVTDSDLLIAAGARFADRSVGKIDGFAPKAKIIHIDIDPAEIGKNVKPDIPIVGDVKQVLGEIAKNVQPKAPSTWNKYAANLKKEAEYKGLEDKDKLDPIEIIRTLSDKTKGKAIITTEVGMHQMWTAQHYEFIKPRTFISSGGLGTMGYGLPAAMGVQIANRDALVINICGDGSIQMNLNEMATIVENDLPVKMILFNNSGLGLVRQLQEFYCDKRYNQVFFKFVPDFTKITEGYNIKSMRIEKQDEVSDAIDTMLSHDGPFLLECIIDIHKNVYPMVLTGSPINEMIGG from the coding sequence ATGAAAATGACAGGAGCAGAGGCCCTTGTAAAATCGCTGGAAATTGAGAAGGTAGAATACATTTTCGGATATCCGGGAGGAGCTATACTGCCGGTATATGATGCTTTAAAAGATTCATCGATACGACACATTTTAACACGCTGCGAGCAAGGAGCTGCTCATGCGGCCAGCGGCTATGCAAGAGTCTCGCGAAAAGTAGGAGTATGTATGGCGACATCAGGTCCCGGGGCAACTAATCTTGTTACGGGGATTGCGACAGCTTATATGGACTCTATTCCGATAGTAGCTATTACCGGTCAGGTGGCAACATCTGTAATCGGTAAAGATGTTTTTCAAGAAGTTGACATAACCGGGGCAACTGCACCGTTTACAAAACACAACTATCTTGTTAAAAATCCCAACGACATTCCAAAGATAGTAAAAGAGGCTTTTTATATTGCATCTACAGGCAGGCCCGGGCCGGTGCTGATAGATTTACCTAAAGATGTAGCCGAGGCTAAAATAAATTTCAAATATCCTGAAAAAGTCGTATTGCGCGGATATAAGCCAAATGTTGTGGGACATCCGAAACAAATACAAAAAGCTGCAGAATTAATCAACAAAGCACGCTGCCCTGTTATTTGCGCAGGCGGCGGTATAAACATGGCAGGAGCCGAAGATATACTTTTTGAGCTTGCAACAAAGGCTAATATTCCGGTTGTGACAACACTAATGGGCATAGGCTCTTTTCCATCCGATCATCCGCTTTATATGGGAATGCTTGGCATGCATGGCCTGGCATCGGCTAATAAGATCGTTACCGACTCAGATTTGCTAATTGCGGCAGGAGCAAGATTTGCCGACAGGAGCGTAGGCAAAATTGACGGTTTTGCTCCAAAGGCTAAAATAATACACATTGACATCGACCCTGCAGAAATAGGAAAAAACGTTAAACCGGATATTCCTATAGTGGGAGATGTAAAGCAGGTTTTAGGAGAAATAGCTAAAAATGTTCAGCCCAAGGCACCTTCAACATGGAATAAATATGCGGCAAATCTTAAAAAGGAAGCCGAATACAAGGGCCTTGAAGACAAAGATAAATTAGATCCAATTGAAATAATTCGCACACTTTCTGACAAAACTAAAGGAAAAGCCATAATCACAACTGAAGTTGGTATGCATCAGATGTGGACTGCTCAGCATTATGAATTTATAAAGCCCAGAACTTTTATTTCATCAGGCGGCTTAGGCACCATGGGCTATGGTTTACCTGCGGCTATGGGAGTTCAGATTGCAAACAGGGATGCCTTAGTTATTAATATATGCGGTGATGGAAGTATCCAAATGAACTTGAACGAGATGGCTACGATTGTAGAAAATGATCTTCCTGTAAAAATGATTTTATTTAATAATTCCGGATTAGGCCTTGTAAGACAGCTTCAAGAATTTTACTGTGATAAGCGCTATAATCAAGTATTTTTCAAATTTGTTCCTGATTTTACGAAAATTACAGAAGGCTATAACATAAAATCCATGAGAATTGAGAAGCAGGACGAAGTATCTGATGCTATAGATACTATGCTATCCCATGATGGTCCGTTTTTATTAGAGTGCATTATTGATATTCATAAAAATGTATACCCAATGGTGCTGACCGGTTCTCCTATCAATGAAATGATTGGAGGGTAA
- the ilvC gene encoding ketol-acid reductoisomerase — protein MAKMYYDSDADLQLLEGKTVAVIGYGSQGHGHALNLKESGVNVVVGLYEGSKSWKIAEEAGLTVKTVSEAAKAADIIMMLIPDHIQGKVYEEEIKPYLKPGNALAFAHGFAIVYSQVIPPEYVDVFMVAPKGPGHLVRRTYQEGAGVPCLVAVEQDYTGRAKDIALAYARGIGGTRAGVIETTFAEETQTDLFGEQCVLCGGVSELIKAGFETLVEAGYQPEIAYFECLHEMKLIVDLIYEGGLSWMRYSVSDTAKYGDFMVGKRIINEDTRKEMKKVLDEIVTGQFTKNWILENQSGRPVYRAIQAKEAEHQIEKVGAELRSMMPWLKKKK, from the coding sequence ATGGCAAAAATGTATTATGACAGCGATGCTGATTTACAATTATTAGAAGGGAAAACCGTAGCAGTTATAGGTTATGGGAGTCAAGGCCATGGACATGCATTAAACTTGAAGGAAAGTGGAGTTAATGTGGTTGTGGGACTGTATGAAGGAAGCAAATCCTGGAAAATCGCCGAAGAGGCAGGCCTTACAGTAAAGACAGTAAGCGAAGCAGCCAAAGCGGCTGATATTATAATGATGCTAATTCCAGACCACATTCAGGGTAAGGTTTATGAAGAAGAAATTAAACCTTATCTAAAACCCGGAAATGCCCTTGCATTTGCTCATGGTTTTGCAATTGTATACAGTCAGGTAATACCACCGGAATATGTTGACGTATTTATGGTGGCACCTAAAGGTCCCGGGCATCTTGTAAGAAGAACATATCAGGAAGGGGCTGGCGTTCCCTGCCTCGTAGCAGTTGAGCAAGACTATACAGGCAGAGCAAAAGATATTGCTTTAGCATATGCAAGAGGTATAGGCGGCACACGTGCCGGCGTTATAGAGACCACTTTTGCAGAAGAAACCCAGACTGACTTATTCGGCGAGCAGTGCGTGCTTTGCGGCGGCGTTTCAGAGCTTATAAAAGCCGGTTTTGAAACCCTTGTGGAAGCAGGATACCAGCCTGAGATAGCATATTTTGAGTGTTTACATGAGATGAAACTTATAGTGGACTTAATATATGAAGGCGGTTTAAGCTGGATGAGATATTCCGTAAGCGATACCGCAAAATATGGAGATTTTATGGTGGGCAAGCGCATCATAAACGAAGATACCCGCAAGGAAATGAAAAAGGTGCTAGATGAGATAGTGACAGGGCAATTTACCAAGAACTGGATATTGGAAAATCAAAGTGGAAGACCTGTCTATAGAGCAATTCAGGCAAAGGAAGCGGAGCACCAAATAGAAAAAGTAGGGGCAGAGCTAAGAAGCATGATGCCCTGGCTTAAGAAAAAGAAATAA
- the pyk gene encoding pyruvate kinase: MLRTKIICTLGPSSQDKETITRLIQAGMNIARVNLSHGDYEEHAKKIVALREACSELNANVALLLDTKGPEIRLGNFEGGKTVLETGQDFILTTAPVIGDREQAFINYEKLAKTVVPGDKILLSDGLIELCVKEIIGEKVVCRVVNGGVLTDRQGVNIPGKSLDLPALSKKDIEDIIFGINMGIDFVAASFVRKASDVKDIRKVLNSNGGEEVHIIAKIENGEGVQNIDEIINAADGIMVARGDLGVEIPVQEIPLVQKKIIAKCNAAGKPVVTATQMLDSMIRNPRPTRAEVTDVANAIFDGTDAIMLSGETASGKYPVEAVRMMASIAQKADDALVERAKHRTQNPRPIIAKSVTDAISHATCSIAAEIKAAAIITSTKSGYTARAVAKYRPTAPIIAVTFRKKTLQTLQIVYGVIPVLVRETSSTDEMFSEAVRGALDTGIVKNGDMVVITAGVPINVTGTTNLIRVHEVENDIIAE; encoded by the coding sequence ATGCTCAGGACGAAAATAATTTGCACTCTCGGGCCCTCAAGTCAGGATAAAGAGACGATAACCCGGCTTATTCAAGCAGGCATGAATATTGCCCGAGTAAACCTGTCTCACGGAGATTATGAAGAACATGCGAAAAAGATTGTTGCCCTAAGGGAAGCATGCAGCGAACTTAATGCAAATGTAGCACTGCTTCTTGACACCAAGGGGCCGGAGATTCGCCTGGGTAATTTCGAAGGCGGAAAGACTGTCCTTGAAACCGGACAGGATTTCATACTTACAACAGCACCTGTGATAGGTGATAGAGAACAGGCCTTTATAAATTACGAGAAATTAGCTAAAACGGTTGTCCCCGGTGATAAAATACTGCTTTCAGATGGTTTGATAGAACTTTGTGTTAAGGAAATAATAGGAGAAAAAGTTGTGTGCAGGGTTGTAAACGGGGGCGTTCTAACTGATAGACAAGGTGTAAATATCCCGGGCAAATCCTTGGACTTACCTGCCTTATCTAAAAAAGACATTGAAGATATTATATTCGGAATAAATATGGGAATTGATTTTGTCGCAGCATCCTTTGTCAGAAAAGCTTCCGATGTGAAAGATATCCGAAAAGTTCTCAATTCCAACGGTGGAGAAGAAGTTCACATAATCGCAAAAATAGAAAATGGTGAAGGAGTCCAAAACATAGATGAAATAATAAATGCTGCTGATGGGATAATGGTGGCTCGGGGCGACTTAGGAGTCGAAATACCTGTACAAGAGATACCCCTTGTACAAAAGAAAATTATAGCTAAATGCAACGCAGCAGGAAAGCCTGTCGTCACCGCAACTCAGATGTTGGATTCCATGATTAGAAATCCTCGTCCTACCAGAGCTGAAGTGACCGATGTGGCAAATGCTATTTTTGATGGAACCGATGCGATTATGCTGTCCGGTGAAACGGCATCCGGAAAGTATCCTGTGGAGGCTGTCAGAATGATGGCAAGTATAGCACAGAAAGCCGATGATGCCCTTGTAGAAAGAGCAAAACACAGAACACAAAATCCAAGACCGATAATCGCAAAATCGGTCACGGATGCCATAAGCCATGCTACATGTTCCATAGCTGCAGAAATTAAGGCGGCAGCAATTATCACATCTACTAAATCAGGATACACAGCCAGGGCTGTTGCAAAGTACAGGCCGACTGCTCCGATAATCGCAGTCACTTTCAGAAAAAAAACCTTACAAACACTTCAAATTGTTTATGGTGTAATCCCGGTGCTGGTTCGCGAAACATCTTCAACTGATGAAATGTTTTCTGAAGCAGTAAGGGGTGCTTTAGATACCGGAATAGTAAAGAATGGAGACATGGTTGTTATAACTGCAGGGGTTCCTATAAATGTAACAGGCACTACCAATCTTATACGTGTCCATGAGGTAGAAAACGACATTATTGCAGAATAA
- the ilvN gene encoding acetolactate synthase small subunit, which yields MKTTLSVLVENQPGVLFRIAGLFSRRGFNIDSLAVGTTENPDISRMTIVVDGDENVVEQVKKQLNKLIDVIKVSKIVPEDSVTRELVLIKVDADSHMRSEIIQIAEIFRASIVDVSQKSLTIELTGDKDKVSAFEELLRPFGIKELVRTGVIAVNRGSNTIKIEEEA from the coding sequence ATGAAAACAACACTTTCAGTGCTTGTAGAAAACCAACCCGGCGTATTATTCAGGATAGCAGGTCTTTTTAGCAGGCGAGGCTTTAACATTGACAGTCTTGCGGTAGGGACCACAGAAAATCCTGATATTTCCAGAATGACCATAGTCGTTGACGGAGATGAAAATGTAGTTGAACAAGTAAAAAAACAGCTAAACAAGCTAATTGATGTTATTAAGGTAAGTAAAATTGTTCCAGAGGATTCTGTGACACGGGAATTAGTGCTTATAAAAGTTGATGCAGATTCGCATATGAGGTCAGAGATAATTCAGATTGCAGAAATCTTTAGAGCGAGCATAGTTGATGTCAGCCAAAAGTCTCTTACGATAGAGCTTACCGGTGACAAGGACAAAGTATCCGCATTCGAAGAGCTTTTAAGGCCCTTTGGCATAAAAGAACTTGTTAGAACCGGCGTTATTGCCGTAAATAGAGGTTCTAATACCATAAAAATTGAGGAGGAAGCTTAA